The Lysinibacter cavernae genome includes a window with the following:
- the epsC gene encoding serine O-acetyltransferase EpsC translates to MLFSRLREDISAARSHDPASRSAAEVFFVYSGVHAVAWHRLSHALWKRGFKFIARVLSQLTRFATGIEIHPGATLGRRVFIDHGMGVVIGETAIVGDDVMMYHGVTLGGTTSKHTKRHPTVGDRVMIGAGAKLLGNITVGSDSVVGANAVVVKDAPSGSILVGIPAVARPRKDVTATSTSEATSRAGNGIPDKDYIDPAIYI, encoded by the coding sequence ATGCTATTTTCACGACTGCGCGAAGACATCTCGGCCGCCCGCTCCCACGACCCAGCGTCGCGGAGCGCGGCCGAGGTGTTTTTCGTGTACTCGGGAGTGCACGCCGTGGCCTGGCACCGCCTCAGCCACGCACTCTGGAAGCGGGGCTTTAAGTTCATCGCCCGCGTGCTCTCCCAGCTCACCCGTTTTGCGACCGGCATTGAGATTCACCCTGGAGCTACCCTCGGTCGCCGTGTGTTCATCGATCACGGCATGGGTGTTGTCATCGGCGAAACCGCCATCGTTGGTGACGACGTCATGATGTACCACGGCGTCACCCTCGGCGGCACCACAAGCAAACACACCAAACGACACCCAACCGTTGGCGACCGAGTCATGATTGGCGCAGGGGCAAAATTGCTCGGCAATATCACTGTTGGCTCAGACAGCGTCGTTGGGGCAAACGCCGTCGTCGTCAAAGACGCACCAAGCGGCTCAATTCTTGTTGGTATCCCGGCGGTCGCGCGGCCCCGAAAGGATGTCACCGCCACGTCAACAAGCGAAGCAACATCGCGCGCTGGCAACGGCATCCCCGACAAGGACTACATCGATCCAGCGATCTACATTTAG
- the prmC gene encoding peptide chain release factor N(5)-glutamine methyltransferase, producing MRALVEAVVARLTDAGIPDPQVDAELLLGHVLNESRGRVQALSIMDVAVDDDARTALAPLVARRATREPLQHITGTAAFRSLTLNVGPGVFVPRPETESVVQFAIDALRALPAAEPVAVDLGTGSGAIALAMAVEVPTARVYAVEMSDDAFPWTRRNFDEVAAPNAELIHGDLEHAVDHLAGTVNVLISNPPYIPAAAIPRDPEVRLFDPEVALYGGEDGLDVVRTVSQVGLRLVVQGGVLVLEHGELQGDAIRTLLAQDGWRSPETHKDLTYRDRTTTAIR from the coding sequence ATGCGCGCCCTCGTAGAAGCGGTCGTTGCCCGGCTGACGGACGCCGGCATCCCAGACCCTCAGGTTGATGCTGAGCTCCTTCTTGGGCATGTGCTCAACGAGAGCCGCGGTCGAGTGCAGGCCCTATCGATTATGGATGTCGCCGTCGACGACGATGCGCGTACGGCCCTTGCCCCCTTGGTGGCTCGGCGAGCCACCCGCGAACCGCTGCAGCACATCACGGGAACCGCCGCGTTTCGATCGCTCACCCTCAACGTTGGGCCGGGTGTGTTTGTGCCACGGCCTGAGACCGAATCGGTTGTGCAGTTTGCCATTGATGCGCTGAGGGCGTTACCTGCAGCAGAGCCGGTCGCGGTCGACCTTGGCACCGGAAGCGGCGCTATTGCGCTTGCGATGGCAGTCGAGGTCCCAACGGCAAGGGTCTACGCCGTTGAGATGAGCGACGACGCGTTTCCCTGGACCCGGCGCAATTTTGACGAGGTCGCTGCGCCAAACGCTGAGCTGATCCACGGTGATCTTGAGCATGCGGTCGATCACCTAGCTGGCACGGTGAACGTGCTCATTTCAAATCCTCCCTATATTCCCGCAGCTGCCATCCCTCGCGATCCGGAGGTCCGTCTGTTCGACCCTGAGGTCGCTCTCTATGGGGGAGAGGACGGCCTCGATGTGGTCCGCACGGTGAGCCAGGTTGGTCTTCGACTTGTTGTGCAAGGGGGAGTCCTCGTCTTGGAGCACGGAGAATTACAGGGTGACGCGATTCGGACGCTGCTCGCGCAGGATGGCTGGCGGTCCCCAGAGACACATAAAGACCTCACCTATCGCGACCGCACAACAACCGCCATTCGCTGA
- a CDS encoding homoserine dehydrogenase produces the protein MIEYRNLRVALLGAGSVGSQTARLLLEHADELASRVGAKLELAGIAVRNTSAKRDVELPAELYTTDAEALITSSDIVIELMGGIEPAKSYIIQALTSGADVITANKALLAEHGDELFEIADQVGAQLYYEASVAAAIPILRPLRESLAGDRINRVMGIVNGSTNYILDRMDRFGDSAEDAAAVALELGFLEADPTLDVEGYDAAQKVTILASLAFHTSVPVASVHREGIASVTLEQVRAAREAGYVIKLLAIAERLADPDTGVESISARVYPALISRQHPLATVHEGKNAVFVEAEAAGSLMFYGAGAGGVETASAVLGDLVSAARRHVAGGPGVAQKAHASLPIVPVGSIETRYQFTLEVADEPGVLATVATVLASHRVSVETVIQTASTDTEASGTATLVIGTHTAREASLSATVTELANLGVVTAVKSVLRIEGI, from the coding sequence ATGATTGAGTACCGAAACCTACGGGTGGCGCTGTTGGGCGCCGGATCCGTAGGATCGCAGACCGCCCGCCTGCTGCTTGAGCACGCCGACGAGCTCGCCTCGCGTGTTGGTGCCAAGCTGGAACTCGCTGGTATCGCCGTGCGCAATACCTCGGCAAAGCGGGATGTTGAGCTTCCTGCCGAGCTGTACACGACCGACGCGGAGGCGCTCATTACGAGCTCCGATATTGTGATCGAACTCATGGGCGGCATCGAGCCGGCCAAGAGCTACATCATCCAGGCCCTCACCTCCGGCGCTGACGTCATTACCGCCAATAAGGCGCTGCTGGCTGAGCACGGCGACGAGCTGTTCGAGATCGCCGACCAGGTTGGTGCCCAGCTCTACTACGAGGCATCCGTTGCTGCCGCTATTCCGATTTTGCGCCCGTTGCGCGAGAGCCTTGCTGGTGACCGGATCAACCGCGTCATGGGCATCGTCAACGGAAGCACCAACTACATCCTTGACCGCATGGATCGCTTCGGCGACAGTGCGGAAGACGCGGCGGCGGTTGCGCTCGAACTCGGCTTCCTCGAGGCCGACCCCACGCTGGATGTTGAAGGCTACGACGCCGCCCAAAAGGTCACCATCCTCGCGAGCCTCGCGTTCCACACGTCCGTCCCTGTCGCCTCCGTGCACAGGGAAGGCATCGCCAGCGTGACGCTTGAGCAGGTTCGTGCCGCTCGTGAGGCCGGCTACGTCATCAAGCTCCTTGCAATTGCGGAACGTCTCGCCGACCCAGACACGGGAGTCGAGTCTATTTCGGCGCGTGTCTACCCGGCCCTCATCAGCCGCCAGCACCCGCTAGCCACCGTGCACGAGGGAAAAAACGCCGTCTTTGTTGAGGCAGAAGCCGCTGGCAGCCTCATGTTTTACGGCGCGGGCGCCGGGGGAGTAGAGACAGCCTCCGCAGTGCTTGGTGACCTCGTATCTGCCGCGCGACGCCACGTGGCAGGCGGCCCAGGAGTCGCCCAAAAAGCGCACGCAAGCCTTCCAATCGTGCCGGTTGGCTCAATTGAAACTCGCTACCAATTCACCCTTGAGGTTGCTGACGAGCCGGGCGTGTTGGCAACTGTTGCAACGGTTCTTGCATCGCATCGTGTGTCAGTTGAGACGGTTATTCAGACCGCATCAACAGACACGGAGGCCTCAGGCACCGCTACGCTGGTAATTGGAACCCACACCGCGCGCGAGGCATCCCTGTCCGCGACCGTCACCGAGCTCGCCAACCTCGGCGTTGTGACGGCAGTGAAAAGTGTTTTACGAATTGAAGGAATCTAA
- the thrC gene encoding threonine synthase: MANLWRGLIREYADRLDVSDATPVITLGEGGTPLIPAPALSARTGANVFVKYEGMNPTGSFKDRGMTMAISKAVEHGAKAVICASTGNTSASAAAYATHAGITAAVLVPEGKIAMGKLSQAIAHNATLLQVQGNFDDCLDIARELSANYPVHLVNSVNPDRIEGQKTGAFEIVEQLGKAPDFHFIPVGNAGNYTAYHRGYREYADAGISNQVPRMFGFQAEGSAPIVLGHPVKNPETIASAIRIGNPASWELALSARDDSNGYFGAISDAKILEAHRILSAEVGVFVEPASAIGVAGLLERSAAGEIPAGSTVTITVTGHGLKDPQWALRGTDGVDVQPTVVPVDVTEVASVLGLAKGDA; encoded by the coding sequence ATGGCTAACTTGTGGCGCGGTCTTATCCGCGAATATGCAGACCGACTCGACGTCAGCGACGCGACGCCCGTCATCACGCTCGGTGAGGGTGGCACTCCGCTCATCCCAGCCCCGGCGCTGTCTGCACGCACCGGTGCCAACGTCTTCGTGAAATACGAGGGCATGAACCCAACGGGTTCGTTTAAAGACCGCGGCATGACCATGGCTATCTCGAAGGCCGTTGAGCACGGGGCAAAGGCCGTTATCTGCGCGTCGACCGGCAACACCTCTGCGTCAGCTGCCGCATACGCAACGCACGCAGGCATCACGGCCGCCGTGCTCGTGCCAGAGGGCAAGATCGCTATGGGCAAGCTCAGCCAGGCAATCGCGCACAACGCCACCCTTCTGCAGGTGCAGGGAAACTTCGACGACTGCCTCGACATTGCTCGTGAGCTTTCGGCTAACTACCCGGTACACCTCGTTAACTCGGTCAACCCTGACCGCATCGAGGGCCAGAAGACCGGAGCATTCGAGATCGTCGAGCAGCTGGGTAAGGCGCCAGACTTCCACTTCATTCCAGTTGGCAACGCCGGCAACTACACGGCGTACCACCGCGGCTACCGCGAGTACGCGGATGCGGGCATCTCGAACCAGGTTCCCCGCATGTTTGGGTTCCAGGCCGAGGGCAGCGCGCCTATCGTGCTTGGCCACCCGGTGAAAAACCCCGAAACGATTGCGAGTGCAATTCGCATCGGTAACCCTGCTTCGTGGGAGCTCGCTCTTTCTGCGCGCGACGACAGCAACGGCTACTTCGGCGCGATCAGCGACGCCAAGATTCTTGAGGCGCACCGCATCCTCTCGGCAGAGGTTGGCGTCTTTGTTGAGCCTGCCTCGGCCATCGGCGTAGCCGGACTGCTTGAGCGTTCAGCCGCTGGCGAGATCCCTGCAGGCTCGACGGTTACCATCACGGTCACCGGTCACGGCCTCAAAGACCCGCAGTGGGCGCTTCGCGGCACCGACGGCGTCGACGTACAGCCGACGGTTGTGCCTGTTGATGTCACCGAGGTGGCAAGCGTTCTTGGCCTCGCGAAGGGCGACGCGTGA
- the cysK gene encoding cysteine synthase A, which produces MSQRIHANITEAFANTPLVQLNRVVGDAGARVLAKLEFYNPGASVKDRLGIAIVDAAEQSGELKPGGTIVEGTSGNTGIALALVGAARGYKVILTMPETMSKERRVLLRAYGAEIVLTPGPEGMRGAVEKAKEIVENTPGAIWAKQFSNPANAEIHRVTTAEEIWRDTDGEVDIVVAGIGTGGTITGVGQVLKARKPGLQVIAVEPIDSPLLSEGKAGPHKLQGIGANFVPEVLDTTVYDEVFDVTLEDSLRVARALATDEGILAGISSGSAVHAAIEVAKRPENAGKTIVVIVPDFGERYISTVLYEDLLD; this is translated from the coding sequence GTGTCTCAACGCATCCACGCAAACATAACCGAGGCTTTTGCCAACACTCCCCTAGTCCAGCTCAATCGCGTGGTCGGCGACGCAGGCGCCCGCGTACTTGCCAAGCTTGAGTTCTACAACCCAGGCGCAAGCGTGAAGGATCGACTCGGCATCGCCATTGTTGATGCCGCCGAACAGTCTGGCGAGCTCAAGCCGGGCGGAACCATCGTTGAGGGCACCAGCGGCAACACTGGCATCGCGCTCGCGCTCGTCGGCGCAGCTCGGGGCTACAAGGTGATCCTGACCATGCCAGAGACCATGAGTAAAGAGCGTCGCGTGCTCCTTCGCGCGTATGGCGCGGAGATCGTGCTCACCCCAGGCCCTGAAGGCATGCGCGGCGCGGTTGAAAAGGCAAAGGAGATCGTAGAAAATACGCCGGGAGCAATCTGGGCGAAGCAGTTCTCGAACCCCGCCAACGCCGAAATCCACCGCGTCACAACGGCAGAAGAAATCTGGCGCGACACCGACGGTGAGGTTGACATTGTTGTTGCCGGCATCGGCACAGGGGGCACCATCACCGGTGTCGGCCAGGTACTCAAGGCCCGCAAGCCTGGCCTACAGGTCATCGCGGTCGAGCCCATCGACTCGCCTCTGCTCAGCGAGGGCAAAGCCGGCCCGCACAAACTCCAGGGCATTGGCGCAAACTTTGTGCCAGAGGTTCTCGACACAACCGTGTACGACGAGGTATTCGACGTCACGCTTGAGGACTCGCTTCGCGTCGCCCGTGCGCTGGCAACCGACGAGGGCATCCTCGCAGGCATCTCGTCAGGCTCCGCCGTACACGCCGCAATCGAGGTTGCCAAGCGCCCCGAAAACGCTGGCAAAACCATTGTTGTCATCGTGCCAGACTTTGGTGAGCGCTACATTTCGACCGTGCTCTACGAAGACCTGCTCGACTAG
- the lysA gene encoding diaminopimelate decarboxylase codes for MSERDINRLSSKLYSRNVSRDTSGVATVAGVPVTQLAEAYGTPLFVVDERHVRETATEIREAFDSAFERIGTTAKVYYAGKAFLCTEVARWAVDAGLGVDVCSGGELAVALAADVPPAKIGLHGNNKSLAEIHQAVEAGIGSIVIDSLIEIDRVAAAAEQQGAIQSVRLRVNSGVHAHTHSFLATSHEDQKFGLPLEAAAEAVARIRSHSSLNFLGLHCHIGSQIFAPEGFAESAARLLGIHRDLLADGPVPELNLGGGFGIAYVESDEPPVVADLANQIADIVRDTAAELGIPLPTVAFEPGRAVIGGSTLTLYTVGTIKPVALSEGGVRTYVSVDGGMSDNARPALYEADYSVGLASRTSDAEPMLIRLAGKHCESGDIVVYNDYLPSDIAADDLVVVPATGAYCWSLSSNYNYLGRPPVVAVKDGKSRLIVRGEGLAELLSRDCGIDQPAQPARPASVTSSLTEGATL; via the coding sequence GTGTCTGAACGTGATATCAACCGTTTGAGTTCGAAGCTGTATTCCCGCAATGTGTCGCGTGACACATCGGGGGTCGCTACCGTTGCCGGAGTGCCTGTCACTCAGCTGGCAGAGGCCTACGGCACTCCGCTGTTTGTGGTCGACGAGCGGCACGTTCGCGAGACCGCAACAGAGATTCGCGAGGCGTTCGATAGTGCGTTTGAGCGCATTGGCACAACCGCGAAGGTGTACTACGCCGGCAAGGCGTTTCTGTGCACCGAGGTTGCTCGCTGGGCGGTTGATGCCGGGCTCGGCGTTGACGTCTGCAGCGGGGGAGAACTCGCTGTGGCACTTGCCGCAGATGTTCCGCCAGCCAAGATCGGCCTGCACGGCAATAACAAGTCGCTTGCTGAGATTCACCAGGCGGTTGAGGCCGGAATCGGCAGCATCGTTATCGACAGCCTGATCGAGATCGATCGGGTTGCCGCGGCTGCCGAGCAGCAGGGGGCCATCCAGTCCGTTCGTCTTCGAGTGAACAGCGGGGTGCACGCCCACACACACAGCTTCCTTGCGACGTCGCACGAGGACCAAAAATTTGGGCTTCCGCTCGAAGCCGCAGCAGAGGCGGTTGCTCGTATTCGCTCGCACTCCTCACTGAACTTCCTTGGGCTGCACTGCCACATTGGTTCCCAGATCTTTGCGCCCGAGGGATTTGCCGAGTCGGCGGCGCGTTTGCTTGGCATCCACAGAGACCTTCTTGCCGACGGACCTGTGCCGGAGCTCAATCTCGGCGGTGGCTTCGGAATCGCCTATGTTGAGAGCGATGAGCCTCCTGTTGTTGCAGACCTCGCCAACCAGATCGCGGATATCGTGCGTGACACCGCTGCCGAGCTCGGCATCCCGCTACCGACCGTGGCGTTTGAGCCTGGGAGGGCGGTTATCGGCGGTTCAACCCTCACTCTCTATACCGTCGGTACCATCAAACCCGTTGCTCTGAGTGAGGGCGGCGTACGAACCTATGTGAGCGTAGACGGCGGTATGAGCGATAATGCCCGTCCCGCGCTCTACGAAGCCGACTACTCGGTTGGGCTGGCAAGCCGGACGTCAGACGCCGAGCCGATGCTCATTCGGCTCGCGGGTAAGCACTGCGAAAGCGGTGACATCGTGGTCTACAACGACTACCTTCCCTCCGATATCGCTGCCGACGACCTCGTTGTTGTGCCAGCAACCGGCGCCTACTGCTGGTCGCTGTCGAGCAATTACAACTACCTCGGTCGTCCGCCGGTTGTTGCGGTGAAGGACGGCAAATCACGTCTGATCGTTCGCGGTGAGGGTCTTGCCGAATTGCTTTCGCGAGACTGCGGAATCGACCAGCCAGCTCAGCCTGCCCGCCCCGCATCCGTGACCAGCAGCCTGACAGAGGGCGCTACCCTGTAA
- the thrB gene encoding homoserine kinase: MSLTGRSVRVRVPATTANLGPGFDTLGLALALYDELEVSVRDAPGATVEVHGVGEGEVPTDESNLVVRAMAYTFERVGQPVPGVNLVAHNAIPHGRGLGSSGTAIVSGIMAARGLLEGIATIDHSMLLAIATELEGHPDNVAPALFGGLTIAWTSADGPKHKKLNVHRGVSPLVLVPEFTLSTEVARSLQPQTVPHEDAVFNVSRSALLVAALTQSPELLFESTEDRLHQSYRGEAMPETRDLIAALREAGFPAVVSGAGPSILVLCNDPAQRAQATELAESVSTSSWRSLPLAVDFKGATVVSVPERN, translated from the coding sequence GTGAGCCTGACCGGTCGCTCGGTTCGCGTTCGCGTCCCGGCAACCACCGCAAACCTTGGCCCAGGATTCGACACGCTTGGGCTTGCCCTCGCGCTGTATGACGAACTTGAGGTGAGTGTCAGGGATGCACCCGGCGCCACTGTTGAGGTGCACGGAGTCGGAGAGGGAGAGGTGCCAACCGACGAGAGCAACCTTGTTGTTCGCGCCATGGCCTACACCTTTGAGCGTGTTGGCCAGCCGGTCCCCGGCGTTAACCTTGTTGCCCATAATGCGATCCCGCACGGACGTGGACTTGGCTCGTCAGGAACCGCGATTGTGTCAGGCATCATGGCCGCACGCGGTTTGCTTGAGGGCATCGCCACGATTGACCACAGCATGCTGTTGGCGATTGCGACTGAGCTTGAGGGCCACCCAGACAATGTGGCCCCCGCGCTGTTCGGAGGGCTCACAATCGCGTGGACCTCAGCAGACGGCCCAAAACACAAAAAGCTCAACGTGCATCGTGGGGTTTCTCCGCTTGTGCTCGTTCCCGAGTTCACGCTGTCAACTGAGGTTGCTCGCAGCCTACAGCCGCAGACGGTTCCCCACGAGGATGCCGTTTTCAACGTGTCACGATCCGCCCTGCTGGTCGCCGCGCTGACTCAGAGCCCAGAGCTTCTGTTTGAGTCGACGGAAGACAGACTGCACCAGAGCTACCGCGGAGAGGCCATGCCTGAGACGCGCGACCTGATTGCCGCGCTTCGCGAAGCGGGCTTCCCCGCTGTGGTTTCTGGCGCTGGCCCGTCCATCCTCGTGCTCTGCAACGATCCGGCGCAGCGTGCGCAGGCCACGGAGCTTGCCGAATCTGTGAGTACCTCATCATGGCGTTCGCTTCCATTGGCTGTTGATTTCAAAGGTGCTACAGTAGTTTCTGTACCCGAAAGAAATTGA
- the rho gene encoding transcription termination factor Rho yields MENTSNGPASNDGTATAAPAETSSAAAAPAAETAEAPKKRAPRRASSVKAKAADAADAVAPAAEAAAASDEPVAPKKAPARASRAKAAAASADAATAAEPAAEAPAEAAPKKRVSRAKKATVDTAETAADAPVAEAEAAPVKRATRSKAAASAPVEAAADSATETVAEEKPTRAKRGRKVAEAPASEAAADSAAAASDAAVSDNAAPVADSEAAPAEKAEAKTSGRNARNNRNSRNNDKNAESQADAASSEAEAESGSDGNNEKPQEANEPRQNGRNRNRRNNQNNDGNAQNSQSDKNADKSDDSNDNSGNNNQRNNRNNRDDNNRDDNSRGNARNRQRDRKRRGGTNDEFEPELTEDDVLLPIAGILDVLDNYAFVRTSGYLPGTNDVYVSLGQVKKYNLRKGDAVVGAIRQPRDGDHNGRQKYNAIVKVDSINGLSVEENEKRVDFNELTPLYPQERLRLETTSEKLTQRIIDLVAPIGKGQRGLIVAPPKAGKTIVMQQIANAIATNNPEVHLMVVLVDERPEEVTDMQRTVKGEVIASTFDRPAEDHTTVAELAIERAKRLVEMGHDVVVLLDSITRLGRAYNLTAPASGRVLSGGVDASALYPPKRFFGAARNIENGGSLTILATALVETGSKMDEVIFEEFKGTGNMELRLSRQLADKRIFPAVDVTASSTRREEMLMGADEVKVTWKLRRALSGLDQQQALEVVLSKLKETSSNVEFLMQMQKSGSISSAKD; encoded by the coding sequence GTGGAGAACACCTCCAACGGTCCCGCATCGAACGATGGAACAGCAACCGCTGCCCCCGCAGAAACATCTTCAGCTGCGGCTGCCCCTGCAGCCGAGACTGCCGAGGCTCCGAAGAAGCGCGCACCGCGTCGCGCATCATCGGTGAAGGCAAAAGCCGCCGACGCCGCTGACGCAGTAGCACCAGCTGCGGAAGCCGCCGCAGCATCCGACGAGCCAGTAGCTCCAAAGAAGGCACCAGCTCGTGCCAGCCGCGCAAAGGCAGCGGCTGCATCAGCCGATGCAGCAACGGCCGCTGAGCCAGCAGCTGAGGCTCCCGCAGAAGCCGCGCCAAAGAAGCGCGTCAGCCGCGCGAAGAAGGCCACCGTCGACACCGCAGAGACTGCCGCCGACGCCCCTGTCGCCGAGGCCGAAGCGGCACCGGTGAAGCGCGCCACCCGCAGCAAGGCTGCTGCTTCTGCCCCTGTTGAAGCTGCAGCAGACAGTGCGACCGAGACGGTCGCCGAAGAAAAGCCAACCCGCGCCAAGCGTGGACGCAAAGTCGCAGAGGCGCCAGCGTCGGAAGCCGCCGCAGACTCCGCAGCTGCTGCCTCCGATGCGGCCGTCAGCGACAACGCCGCACCGGTAGCCGACTCCGAGGCTGCACCTGCCGAAAAGGCCGAGGCAAAAACTTCTGGGCGCAACGCTCGCAACAACCGCAACTCGCGCAATAACGATAAGAACGCTGAGAGTCAGGCCGACGCCGCATCCTCAGAGGCAGAAGCCGAGAGCGGTTCAGACGGTAATAACGAGAAGCCGCAAGAGGCAAACGAGCCTCGCCAGAACGGCCGCAACCGTAACCGTCGCAACAACCAGAACAACGACGGAAACGCTCAGAACTCGCAGAGCGACAAGAACGCCGACAAATCCGACGACTCAAACGACAACTCTGGCAATAACAACCAGCGCAACAACCGCAATAACCGCGACGACAATAACCGCGATGACAACTCGCGTGGCAACGCCCGCAATCGTCAGCGTGACCGCAAGCGTCGCGGAGGAACCAACGACGAGTTCGAGCCAGAACTGACCGAAGACGACGTCTTGCTGCCCATCGCCGGCATCCTTGACGTGCTTGACAACTACGCCTTCGTTCGTACCAGCGGCTACCTGCCTGGCACCAACGACGTCTACGTTTCGCTTGGTCAGGTCAAAAAGTACAACCTTCGCAAGGGTGACGCCGTTGTTGGCGCAATCCGCCAGCCGCGCGACGGCGACCACAACGGCCGCCAGAAGTACAACGCAATCGTCAAGGTTGACTCGATCAACGGCCTCAGCGTCGAAGAGAACGAGAAGCGCGTTGACTTCAACGAGCTCACCCCGCTCTACCCGCAGGAGCGCCTGCGTCTCGAGACCACGTCAGAGAAGCTCACGCAGCGCATCATCGACCTCGTTGCCCCCATCGGCAAGGGCCAGCGCGGCCTTATCGTCGCGCCGCCAAAGGCAGGCAAGACCATCGTCATGCAGCAGATCGCAAACGCAATTGCGACCAACAACCCAGAGGTTCACCTCATGGTTGTGCTTGTTGATGAGCGCCCAGAAGAAGTCACCGACATGCAGCGAACCGTCAAGGGTGAGGTCATCGCTTCTACCTTCGACCGCCCAGCTGAAGACCACACCACGGTTGCCGAGCTCGCCATCGAGCGCGCAAAGCGCCTGGTCGAGATGGGCCACGATGTTGTTGTGCTGCTCGACTCGATCACTCGTCTTGGCCGTGCCTACAACCTCACCGCGCCAGCCTCTGGCCGCGTGCTGTCCGGTGGTGTGGATGCCTCGGCTCTCTACCCGCCAAAGCGTTTCTTTGGTGCAGCCCGCAACATCGAAAACGGCGGATCGCTCACCATCCTCGCAACCGCTCTCGTTGAGACGGGTTCGAAGATGGACGAGGTTATCTTCGAAGAGTTCAAGGGCACCGGGAACATGGAGCTTCGCCTGTCACGTCAGCTGGCAGACAAGCGCATCTTCCCCGCCGTCGACGTCACCGCATCCAGCACCCGCCGTGAAGAGATGCTTATGGGAGCCGACGAGGTCAAGGTGACCTGGAAGCTGCGCCGCGCGCTCAGCGGGCTCGACCAGCAGCAGGCCCTTGAGGTTGTGCTGTCGAAGCTCAAGGAGACGTCATCGAACGTTGAGTTCCTGATGCAGATGCAGAAGTCTGGCTCGATTTCTTCCGCGAAGGACTAA
- the prfA gene encoding peptide chain release factor 1: MFESVHTLLEEHAGLQEQLADPALHSDPARAKKVNRRYAELSKIKSAYDSWIQQQEDLEAARELAKEDESFAEEIPELEEGLVVAQEKLRRLLIPRDPDDGRDVIMEIKGGEGGAESALFAADLLRMYMHYAESKGWKTELLERTESDLGGYKDVQVAIKSNATDPSQGVWAHLKYEGGVHRVQRVPATESQGRIHTSTTGVLVFPEVDEPGEVEIHPNDLKIDVYRSSGPGGQSVNTTDSAVRLTHLPTGIVVAMQNEKSQLQNREAGMRVLRARILARQQEEIAAEASAHRKTQIRTMDRSERIRTYNFPENRIADHRTGYKAYNLDAVMNGAIGPVIESCIQFDEEARLADLGDNS, translated from the coding sequence ATGTTCGAATCAGTTCATACCCTCCTCGAGGAGCACGCTGGGCTCCAGGAGCAGCTTGCCGATCCGGCGCTGCACTCGGACCCGGCGCGCGCCAAAAAGGTGAACCGCCGCTACGCGGAACTCAGCAAGATCAAGTCGGCCTACGACTCGTGGATTCAGCAGCAAGAAGATCTTGAGGCCGCCCGAGAGCTCGCAAAGGAAGACGAGAGCTTCGCAGAAGAAATTCCTGAGCTCGAAGAGGGCCTTGTGGTTGCTCAGGAGAAGCTGCGCCGTCTGCTCATCCCTCGCGACCCAGACGATGGCCGCGACGTCATCATGGAGATCAAGGGTGGCGAGGGCGGGGCCGAGTCTGCACTGTTCGCCGCCGACCTGCTGCGCATGTACATGCACTACGCAGAGTCAAAGGGTTGGAAGACCGAGCTGCTTGAGCGCACCGAGAGCGATCTTGGTGGGTACAAGGATGTTCAGGTCGCCATCAAGAGCAACGCGACCGACCCATCGCAGGGCGTGTGGGCGCACCTCAAATACGAGGGCGGCGTGCACCGCGTACAGCGGGTGCCAGCCACCGAGTCTCAGGGGCGCATCCACACCTCAACGACCGGTGTGCTGGTGTTCCCAGAGGTTGATGAGCCAGGCGAGGTCGAGATCCACCCCAACGACCTCAAGATCGACGTCTACCGTTCGAGCGGCCCTGGTGGCCAGTCGGTGAACACGACCGACTCCGCCGTCCGCCTCACCCACCTTCCAACGGGAATCGTGGTTGCAATGCAGAACGAGAAGAGCCAGCTGCAGAACCGCGAAGCTGGTATGCGCGTGCTCCGTGCCCGCATCCTTGCGCGCCAGCAGGAGGAAATCGCTGCAGAGGCGAGCGCGCACCGCAAGACGCAGATCCGCACGATGGACCGTTCTGAGCGCATCCGTACGTATAACTTCCCGGAGAACCGCATCGCGGATCACCGCACGGGGTACAAGGCGTACAATCTTGACGCCGTGATGAACGGCGCAATCGGCCCTGTGATCGAGTCGTGCATCCAGTTCGACGAAGAGGCCCGCTTGGCCGACCTCGGAGACAACAGCTAG